The Thalassotalea piscium sequence CTGTTGAGCAGTCACTATATTGCGCGCAGCTTTTTAATGATGCTGCTTTAGAGATTTGCCAAGTTAATCCGCAGCGACTATTTGCCATGGCACAAGTACCATTGCAGGACCCCGATGTTGCATGTGTTGAAGCAAGTCGAGCTAAAAGTACTGGCCATGTTGGTATTCAAATTGGCAATCATGTTGGCTTAAAAAATATGGACGATGAAGGAGTGCTTACCTTTTTACAGCATTGTGCTAGTGAAGATATCCCTGTATTTGTTCATCCGTGGGATATGATGGCTGCGGAGCGCACTAAAGATTATATGATGGGCTGGACTGTTGGTATGCCAGCTGAAACACAGCTTTCAATTGTTTCTATGATTCTTGGCGGAGGTTTTGATCGTGTGAGTAAAGAGTTAAAAATATGCTTCGCTCATGGTGGCGGCGCTTTTGCTTTCTTACTAGGGCGTCTAGAAAATGCTTGGCTACATCGAGATATTGCTCGTGGTAAATCGGCACATCCACCGAGTTATTATCTTGATCGCTTTTATTTAGATACGGCTGTTTTCGATCATGATGCCTTACAGCTATTGGTCAGTAAAATGGGCACAGATCGCTTGATGTTTGGTACCGATTACCCCTTCCCGTTAGGTGAACAGCAAATGGGACAGTTAATTAAAACAGCGCCACAGCTTACAGAGCTAAATAAACAAAAACTTCTAGCCAGTAATGCAGAGCAGTTTTTTGTGTTACCTAAATAATTAATCGCAACATAATTGAGTAAAAGATGAATTTAGAAAATACCTTAACCTTTGCCCAGCAACAAGATCAACAAGACCCTTTGTCGGCATACCAAGACTTATTTCATCAACCAGTAATTAATAACAAAGCTGTGCTGTACTTTACCGGTAACTCTTTGGGACTTTCGCCAAAAGCTGCAAAAAGCTATGTTAATGCAGAGCTTGATGAATGGGCTAAGTGGGGAGTAGAAGGGCATTTTCATGCAACGAACCCTTGGGTGAGCTATCACGAAATTTTAACACCAGCATCAGCGATGATTGTTGGGGCGAAAGAGTCTGAAGTGGTTTGCATGAATTCATTGACCACTAACCTACACTTATTATTTGTTTCTTTTTATCGACCAACAAAGCAACGTTATAAAATTATTAGTGAAGCCAAAATGTTCCCATCAGATCGATATTTGCTGGAAACACAAGCACAGCACCATGGCTTCGAGCCTGACGATGCTATTATTGAAGTAGCTCCGCGCGAAGGTGAACACTTAATTCGTGAAGAAGATATATTGGCGACAATTGCCGCGCACGGTGATCAAGTCGCGTTAGTTTTTTTTGGTGGAGTAAACTATTTTACCGGGCAGCTATTCGACATGAAAAAGTTAACCGATGCCGCTCATCAAGTAGGTGCATTAGCCGGATTTGACTTAGCCCATGCCGCCGGAAATATTCCGCTAAACTTACACGACTGGAACGTAGATTTTGCGGCTTGGTGTACTTATAAGTATTTAAATGGCAGTGCGGGTAATGTTGGTGCTATTTTTGTTCATGAACGTCATGGCGAAAATACTGAAATACCACGCTTCGGTGGTTGGTGGGGACATAATAAAGAGCGTAGGTTCTTAATGGAAAATCAATTTGAACCCATGAATGGTGCTGAAGGTTGGCAGTTGAGTAATGCGCCAGTAATGGGAATGGCTATTTTGAAGTCTTCTCTTGATATCTTTCAAGAAGTTGGTATGGAAAAGTTGAGGACTAAAAGTATTAAGCTAACTGCCTTTTTAGAATTTGTCTTTAATAATGTGATTGAGCTTTTTCCTGATATTAATTTAGAAATAATTACCCCTGCTGACTCTAATCAAAGAGGATGTCAGTTATCTGTTAAGTTAGAAGGAACAGACAAACGCTTCTTTCAGGCGTTAACTGATGCTGGCGTAATAGCAGACTTTAGAGAGCCTAATGTAATTCGTTTAGCGCCAACGCCACTTTATAATAGTTTTGAAGACGTTTATCGCTTTGGGCAAATATTAACTAATTTATTAACTTCGTGGAAATAGCTATGGCGGAAACTGTTGAAGAGACAGAAACAGAAAAAGAAGCGATTAGCATTGTTGGTGCAGGACCTGTAGGTGCTTTATTAGCGTTAATGTTAGCTAAAAAGGGCTATCAGATTGATTTATTCGAATCGCGGCCTGATTCTCGTAAAACAAACATTTATCAGGGAAAGTCTATTAATTTTGCCCTCTCTGAACGAGGTTGGTTGGCCTTAGAGACTTTAGGTATTGCCAATGAAATTCGCGAACAGGCTATCCCTATGTATTGCCGTGTAATGCATGATCTTGAAGGTAATTTAACGAAACAAGCCTATGGTAAAGATAATCAAGCTATATGGTCGGTGTCTCGATCTGGTATTAATGAACAGTTAATTAGTTACGCTGAAAAGAGTGAGCTAATTAACATACACTTTTCTCATCGTTTAACACAACTTAATTTCAATGATAATACGGCAGTGTATTTAGATAGCAATAACCAAGTAGTTACTCATCAAAGTGATTTAGTTTTTGGTGCTGATGGTGCTTTTTCCAAAGTGCGTCGATTAATGCAAGAGCTACCGAAACAGCGGATAAGTTATAGTTTAGATTATATGCCGCAAAGTTACATTGAGTTGAGTATTGCAGCTAATGATGACGGTAGTCATAAGTTAGAAAAAAATGCATTACATATTTGGCCTAGAAAAGACTTTATGCTCATTGCGTTACCCAATCTAGATGGATCTTTTACCTGTACATTGTTTATGGATCAAACTGGTGATATTTCGTTTGATGCTTTAAAGGAACATTCATCAGTTAACGCATTTTTTAACCAATATTTTCCAGATGCCGTTTCGTTACTTGAAAACCCAGTTGAAGCGTTTTTAGCTAAGGCTGCTTCGCCTTTGTGTTTAGTACATATTTATCCGTGGTTGGTTAATGATCAAGTTGCATTAATTGGTGATTCAGCTCATGCGATGGTGCCTTTTTATGGGCAAGGTATGAATTGTGGTTTTGAAGACTGCCGAATTCTAAGTGATTTAGTTGATACCACCCAAGGAAAGTGGCCGCTTGTACTGCAAGAGTATCAACGCTCTCGCAAACCCAACTGCGATGCAATTACTGAGTTAGCTCAACGCAACTTTGTAGAAATGAGTGATTTAGCCGGTAATGCTAACTTTTTGTTGCGAAAAAAAATTGAAGCTAAGTTTCATCAACAACATCCCTCGTTGTGGGTACCTTTGTATTCGATGGTAACCTTTTCGCCAAATATCCCTTATAGCAAAGCATTAGCTGTGGGCGATATTCAAAACGAAATTATGGATCAAATAATGCAAACTCCAGATATTGAAAATATTTGGCAAGACGATGCTATTTATAGTGCTATGTATGAATTAGCCTTAACTAAATTGGGGTAAATAATGAGTTGTCCACATAATAATAACTACAGGGATATGGAAGATAGCATTCATACAGACTTTAACGAAGATATGTCTTACGCTGACTATTTACGCTTAGACCAAGTGTTATCGGCCCAGCAGCCATTATCAAATCAGCATGACGAAATGCTTTTTATCACTATTCACCAAAGTAGTGAGCTTTGGTTAAAATTAGCAGGACATGAATTAACCGAAGCGATTGGTAATATTCAAAACGCTGATTTTGGTCATGCATTTAAAGTGATTTCCAGAGTTAAACAAATTTTTATACAACTGACGCAATCTTGGAATATATTGTCAACGTTAACACCGGTTGATTACCTTAAGTTTCGAGACTCATTGGGGCATTCATCAGGCTTTCAGTCTTATAGTTATCGTAAGCTAGAGTTTTTATTGGGAAACAAGAATGCCAAATTACTTAAAGTGCATCAGTCAAATGATCGTGTTTATCAAGAGCTAAATAAGGTGTTAGTTCAACCTAGCTTATATGATGAAGTGATTAAAGTGCTTGCCAAGCAGGGCTTAAAAATAGATAAGGACGCTTTATCGCGTGACTTTAGCCAACCATATCAGTCAAATACT is a genomic window containing:
- a CDS encoding amidohydrolase family protein, producing MKVVDIHSHFFPKTWPSLQQKFGGDDWPWLRHQKSNGSGLEKAMLMKGNKEFRPIYSACWDGKVRIEEMDQHGVDQQIISATPILFAYEKPVEQSLYCAQLFNDAALEICQVNPQRLFAMAQVPLQDPDVACVEASRAKSTGHVGIQIGNHVGLKNMDDEGVLTFLQHCASEDIPVFVHPWDMMAAERTKDYMMGWTVGMPAETQLSIVSMILGGGFDRVSKELKICFAHGGGAFAFLLGRLENAWLHRDIARGKSAHPPSYYLDRFYLDTAVFDHDALQLLVSKMGTDRLMFGTDYPFPLGEQQMGQLIKTAPQLTELNKQKLLASNAEQFFVLPK
- the kynU gene encoding kynureninase produces the protein MNLENTLTFAQQQDQQDPLSAYQDLFHQPVINNKAVLYFTGNSLGLSPKAAKSYVNAELDEWAKWGVEGHFHATNPWVSYHEILTPASAMIVGAKESEVVCMNSLTTNLHLLFVSFYRPTKQRYKIISEAKMFPSDRYLLETQAQHHGFEPDDAIIEVAPREGEHLIREEDILATIAAHGDQVALVFFGGVNYFTGQLFDMKKLTDAAHQVGALAGFDLAHAAGNIPLNLHDWNVDFAAWCTYKYLNGSAGNVGAIFVHERHGENTEIPRFGGWWGHNKERRFLMENQFEPMNGAEGWQLSNAPVMGMAILKSSLDIFQEVGMEKLRTKSIKLTAFLEFVFNNVIELFPDINLEIITPADSNQRGCQLSVKLEGTDKRFFQALTDAGVIADFREPNVIRLAPTPLYNSFEDVYRFGQILTNLLTSWK
- a CDS encoding FAD-dependent oxidoreductase; the encoded protein is MAETVEETETEKEAISIVGAGPVGALLALMLAKKGYQIDLFESRPDSRKTNIYQGKSINFALSERGWLALETLGIANEIREQAIPMYCRVMHDLEGNLTKQAYGKDNQAIWSVSRSGINEQLISYAEKSELINIHFSHRLTQLNFNDNTAVYLDSNNQVVTHQSDLVFGADGAFSKVRRLMQELPKQRISYSLDYMPQSYIELSIAANDDGSHKLEKNALHIWPRKDFMLIALPNLDGSFTCTLFMDQTGDISFDALKEHSSVNAFFNQYFPDAVSLLENPVEAFLAKAASPLCLVHIYPWLVNDQVALIGDSAHAMVPFYGQGMNCGFEDCRILSDLVDTTQGKWPLVLQEYQRSRKPNCDAITELAQRNFVEMSDLAGNANFLLRKKIEAKFHQQHPSLWVPLYSMVTFSPNIPYSKALAVGDIQNEIMDQIMQTPDIENIWQDDAIYSAMYELALTKLG
- the kynA gene encoding tryptophan 2,3-dioxygenase, which gives rise to MSCPHNNNYRDMEDSIHTDFNEDMSYADYLRLDQVLSAQQPLSNQHDEMLFITIHQSSELWLKLAGHELTEAIGNIQNADFGHAFKVISRVKQIFIQLTQSWNILSTLTPVDYLKFRDSLGHSSGFQSYSYRKLEFLLGNKNAKLLKVHQSNDRVYQELNKVLVQPSLYDEVIKVLAKQGLKIDKDALSRDFSQPYQSNTSVLNAWLEVYRNEEQFFELYELAEKLVDIEDAFQQWRFKHMYTVQRIIGNKMGTGGSSGVSFLKKALDISFFPELFELRTHL